A stretch of Lathyrus oleraceus cultivar Zhongwan6 chromosome 6, CAAS_Psat_ZW6_1.0, whole genome shotgun sequence DNA encodes these proteins:
- the LOC127095743 gene encoding uncharacterized protein LOC127095743, producing MPFGLKNAGATYQRAMPTLFHDMMHKEIEVYVDDVIAKSKTKEEHVEYLLKLFQCLRKYKLCLNPDKCTFGVHSGKLLGLVVSEQGIEVDPNKVKAIQEMPTPTTEKQMLLSEYDIEYHTQNTIKGSILVDHLAHQPIDDYQSIQFNFPDEDVMYLKAKDCDEPLPSEGPGPESRWGLIFDGVINVYGNGVGAVIVTPQGSHIPFTARLTFTCTNNVAEYEACIMGLEEAIDLRIKILDVYGDSTLIADVLATLSSMIVVNRWNDVPIINVMYLDRPAYAFAAEEVIDGKPWYHDIKCFIQRQRSIHANDLLSECIVGWYLLSE from the exons atgcctttcggtttgaagaatgctggtgcaacctATCAGCGAGCCATGCCAACgcttttccatgacatgatgcacaaagaaattgagGTCTATGTGGACGACGTGATTGCTAAGTCCAAGACCAAAGAAGAGCATGTTGAGTATTTATTAAAGTTGTTTCAATgtctgaggaagtacaaactctgtCTGAACCCCGACAAATGTACTTTCGGTGTCCATTCAGGAAAGCTACTAGGCCTCGTCGTCAGTGAGCAAGGTATTGAGGTGGACCCTAACAAAGTCAAAGCCATTCAAGAAATGCCCACACCAACAACAGAGAAACAA atgttattgtcaGAATACGATATTGAGTACCATACCCAGAACACAATAAAAGGaagtatcttggttgaccatttagctcaccagCCAATTGACGACTATCAATCTATTCAATTTAACTTCCCCGATGAGGATGTAATGTACTTGAAAGcgaaagattgtgatgaaccgtTGCCAAGTGAAGGGCCAGGTCCAGAATCCCGTTGGGGTTTGATATTTGATGGAGTTATTAATGTTTATGGAAATGGAGTTGGGGCAGTCATTGTCACTCCTCAAGGTTCTCATATTCCATTTACCGCAAGATTGACATTCACTTGTACGAACAACGTGGCAGAATATGAAGCGTGCATTATGGGTCTGGAAGAGGCTATCGATTTGAGAATCAAAATTCTTGacgtatatggagattcaactttg ATAGCAGATGTTCTGGCAACTTTATCCTCCATGATTGTTGTGAATCGGTGGAATGATGTGCCTATAATAAATGTTATGTACCTCGACAGACCTGCTTATGCGTTCGCCGCAGAAGAGGTCATTGATGGAAAACCATGGTATCATGATATTAAATGCTTTATTCAAAGACAACGAAGCATTCATGCTAATGACCTTCTTTCTGAATGCATTGTTGGCTGGTACCTTCTTTCAGAATGA